GAAAGCCCGAAAGTCTCCATCCTGTTGCGCTGAGACTTGACCTTTAAGTTTGATCCTAACCACCCAGCCATCTATTTGATGAATCACGGTAACGAACGAGACTGGTAACTGGGGCGTTGCGTGCAGATGTTGAACGACCCGCAATGTTAGACTGGCATTTGCCAGATAATACAAATATTCCATGTTGGTGCTTGGGATCAAAGCCAATCCTACACTTCTATCATCCTCAATAGATCACTTTCCCGGTAGGGTAGAAGCCCCCGTCTTTAGATGGGGAGTTTTACCCATATTTATGACTCATCATTAGGTATTACTTAATGATGCCCCTAGGAAAACCCTATGAATGAAGTTGTGTTTTCCCTAGAAAATATCAAATAAACCCGTAAAATCTAACATAACCTTCAATGGAGCCAGCAATAACTCAAGGAAATTTTAATAAAGTGACTGCCACAGGAGTAGAAGAAGTAAACTTAGATTGTTCATTAATTGGGTATGATTACGTACTCCATCCAGAACTGATTGCCCAAAATCCGGCAGTTCCCAGAGATAGTTCTCGGTTATTAGTCGTCAATTCTGCCGCCACAGGTAGGGATTCGGCACCACTACACCACATCTTCCGAGATTTACCTGAACTGCTGCGTCCTGGTGATTTGTTGGTGATGAATAATACCAGAGTTATCCCCGCCAGACTTTATGGAAATAAATCTACAGGAGCAGAAATTGAAGTATTGCTGTTAGAAGAACGACAGCATAACTGTTGGTTAGCCTTGGTTAAGCCAGGAAAGCGTTTTAAATCAGGTTCCCAAATTATTTTTTCTGGTAAAGGGTTAGAAAATGATTCCTCCACTCCCCAACTCACAGCGACAGTTTTAGAAACCGATGCGGCGACTGGTGGGCGGTTGCTGCAATTTGATGTCCCGCCAGGAAAATCTTTGGTAGAACTGTTAGATAAATTTGGTGAGATTCCTTTACCGCCTTACATCACTACCTCAGCCGCTGCGGATGAACAATATCAGACTGTATACGCCGAACAACCAGGTGCGATCGCAGCGCCAACGGCTGGGTTACACTTTACTCCAGAATTACTAGAAAAATTGCGCGATCGCAATATCCATCAAGCATTTGTCACACTCCATGTTGGTGTGGGTACATTTCGCCCTGTGGAAGTAGAAGATGTCACCACCCACGCAATGCACGAAGAATGGATTGAAGTTCCTGCGGCTACAGTAGAACAAATCCGCGCTACTAAAGCCGCTGGTGGGCGAATTATTGCTGTCGGCACAACAGTGGTACGTTCTTTAGAAGGTGCAGCCCAATCGGGAGAATTACAACCATTTTGCGGCAAAACTAACTTATTTATTTACCCTGGCTACCAATGGCGGGTAGTGGAGGGGTTAATTACTAATTTTCACCTACCCCGTTCGAGTTTGCTGATGCTGGTAAGTGCTTTAATTGGCAGACAAAGATTATTGAAAATATACCAAGAAGCGATCGCCTCTCGATATCGTTTTTACTCCTTTGGTGATGCCATGCTGATTTTGCCAGAAGGAAGAGAAAAGTGTGAAGTATGAAGTATGAAATTTTCAGCTTTTATCATCTAGCCGCTAACCTCTCACCCCTTTAATTTTCTCTGCTGTAGTGGGTACTCTGACTTATAGGATCTCACTACAAAAACAGGCGGACATTTATGTATAAACAACATCAACTTCGTCAGTGGTATTGCTGCTTTTCTAGCTTGGGGTTTCACCGAGTGATCAATTGGCGGAAATCTCATTTAACAATTATCTCAGCGGCCTCGGCGTTTTTGGTGTTGGCTGCACCATCCGTAATAAATTTACCAGCAAGCAGAGTATTGGCTGAGAATGTCATCTCTCAGGATTTAGATGCAGCTATTTATTACCAAAAAGGAGTGACACTCTATAACCGAAAAGACTTAGACGGTGCAGAATCTGCATTTCGTCAAGCATTAGAACATGATCCTAATATTGGGATGGCACGGAATTACTTAGGGAATATTCTATTAAGACAAAATCGCTTAGATATAGCTGTTCAAGAATATAGCGAAGCAATTAGAATCAACCCGAATCAGAGTGAAGTTTATTACAACTTAGGGTTGGCGTTACAACGACAAGGTCAGAAAGAAGCGGCTGTTACAGCTTACCGCCAAGCTTTAGTCATCGAACCGAAAATGGCAACCGCGCAGTATAACTTAGGTGTAGTGCTGCAAGAACTAGGACAATCGCAAGAAGCGATCGCCGCATATCAGCAAGCAGCTAATCTTGATAGCAGTAATGATAGTGCATTTTTTAATTTAGCGATCGCCCTCCAAGAACAAGGAAAATTAGAAGAAGCGATCGCAGCTTATCGTCAAGTTATCCAGCTAGATCCCAAAAATACTGCTGCTTACAATAACATGGCTGGTTTGCTAGTAGTTCAAGGTCAGGCTACCGAAGCAATTACTGTTTATAAGCAAGCAATTCGCCAAAACTCTAAAGATGCCACCGCATACCATAATTTGGGCATCACTTTATACAATCAAGGTGAACTCAAAAAAGCGAATGCAGCCTTGAAAAATGCGCTGAATAACTACCGCACACAAGGCAACACCGAACAAACTGCCAAAGTTGAACAATTAATGCAGCAAATTACACAGCAAATTGCTCAACAGAAATTACAAGAACAACAGCAACGTCAAGCTGGCAAAAAACCTGCACCTACTGAGAATGTAGCCACACCAACAGAACAACCCACTCCAGCAACTCCAGGCACAACACCAAGTAATTCCAGTGATGTACCTGTATCTTTAGAGCAATCCACTAATTAACAAAGGTGAAGTATGAAGGTTGAAATTGATATTTCAGACTTCACACTTCATACTTCATACTTCACACTTTTTTCTGACTAAATGGCATTTCCTCATTAATTTGCTCAATTTCCTGCTGTTCTAGTTGATTCACTTCTCTAATATAAGGAAGTAAAATTTGCGCTAAACGATGATTGTAAAAGCGATGCAGGCTGTAATTAGGTGCAGCCGGGAACCCACGCCGTTTTTTGTGCCTTCCACCCGCACCAGGATCGAATATTTGGATATTATGAGCGATCGCCCACTCTATTGGGGTGTAATAGCAAGCATCAAAATGTAGGCAATCGATTTCTTGAAAACTTCCCCAATAGCGTCCATATAATCTATCGTCTTTATAAAGGCAAAAAGACATACCCACCGGATGGCGATCGTCTTGTTCGCTGTAAGCGGCAAAAAATACTACTCGGTGGCGATAATCGGCGTGTAGCTGTTCAAAAAATTGTTTGGTTAAATATTTACTCCCCCACCAGCCAAACTTATCACAAGTATCGGCGTAAAATTGGTACATCAATGGAAACAAAGATTTAGGAATTTCATCACCAGTCAGTGGTTGGAGTCGTAAACCAGCCTTCTCTACAGCTTTACGCTCCCGTTTAATATTCCGGCGCTGATTGGCATTGAACACTGCTAAATAGTCATCAAAAGTATTAAATCCGAGATTTTCCCAGATGTAGCTGTGGTGTAACCAAGAACTAAACCCGTTGCGTTCTAAAACAGGCCGCCATTCAGGATCAACATAGAGAAAGTGACAACCAGAAATTCGATGTTTAGTGCAGAAAGCGTCAATTTCATGCACCATCATGGCGGTGATTTCATCTTCATCTTCTCCTGGCGCAATTAAGAAACGATAACCTTCCGCCGGGGTAAAGGGAGCCATCCCCAAGAGTTTGGGATAATATTGCACACCGATGCGATCGCTTAATTCTGCCCATTGATGATCAAAGACAAATTCACCGTAACTATGTCCTTTTAAATAAAAAGGTGCAGCAGCAATTAAGGTTCTGTCTCGCCACAAAGTTAAGTGATTGGGCAACCAGCCAGTTTTATCTGTCGCACTGTGAGAAGTTTCCAGATTTTTTAACCATTGCCACTCTAAAAATGGAGTCTTCAAGGGCAATGCTAAAGCATCCCAGGCGTTTTGGGGTACTTCAGCGATTTTGTTAATCCAAGCAACAGAATAGCGCGGCTTAAGTTGTTCCACCATCTTTTTAGAAGATTAGGGACTTGGAAGTAAAAAGGCAAAAGCTTTTTGACTTTTACCTTTTTACTTTTTACTTTATTTAGTCTAATGTTCGTTGCACCTGATAGTGTAAAAAGACTTCTTGCTCAACTTGTTCAACTGCCAAAAGTTTGAGCCGAGGAGCCAAATTAGCGAAAAATCCCTGTCCTTCTACTGGGGTGGGTGCTGTCGTACCACCCAAAATCAATGGGCAAATAGTCAACCAGAATTCGTCTATTAAATCTGAGTGAACCATAGAAGCTACTAATTGACCGCCACCTAAGACGACTAAGCGTGTTATATGTATAGATGCCAGATATTGCAACGCAGCTGTAGTGTCAATTGTTCCAGTTGAGGTTTCAAAAACTAAAATCTGTTCAAATTCTGAGCATCCTTGCCAAACAGTTGCTCCTGCTGCTGTGGTCAATAACCAACGTGGGATAGGTTGTTTAAAAAACTTGATTTCCGGATTAAAATCCGCAGATTGTGTAATGACTATATGAACCGGTTGGGGGGTCTTACCCTCTTTGATTCGATGTTGCAGCAGTGTTGGATGTGATACGGTAAGTGTCGTACCGTAAGCACGGAGAGTGCCAGCACCAAAGAGAACGGCATCAGAGGCAGCGATTTGTTTTTCTAGGTGTGCTTGATCAGCCCCGGAGCCAAATCGAGCAGGCGATCGCCTAAAATCTGCTATTTTGCCATCTGCACTCATTGCCAAAACCACTGTGGTATGAGGACGATGTTGCGCCATTGGGTTGGTTTGATAGTCTAAAGTGTTTTTCTTGCTAGTGTGTTGATTGTAAAAAATCTCCGCCCAGCAAGCTACTGTTTACCAATTTCATCACTTTATTTTTATGCAACATAAGTCGCAGTTACATCTCGCCCATAAGAGTTTTGGTATAACATATTTCTTTTTATGCCTTCATTGTTTGATACTGTTAGGGGTTGTTAACAAAACTCTCCCAACGTCACAAAATGTCTCATTTAGCTAATCTAATTGCATATTGTTTGCTGTTGTGGTTTGCAGATATGAAGTGAGACACCCGATGGCTAAGTCCCGCCAATCGTCATTTAGACGTATTTTAGTAACAAGAATTTTGCTACTGTTTGTCCCAGTGTTACTGCTGGGGGAAATTGTCGCTTTGAATAAAGCTCGTTCTAGCCTACTGAACACTGCCCGTCAAAATCTCACAGAAAGTGCAGTTCTCAAAGGTGAAAAGATAGTTAATGCGATCGCTGCTCTCAAAACCAGTGTATTAGTTACTAGTCAAACATCTATACTGCGATCGGGTTCAGAGGCTGAAGTCCAAGACTTTATCAATCAGGTAGTCAAAGAACTACCAACCTACATTGAGTGTGTACAATTAAGCAATCTGCAAAACGGCGACATCATTGCTAGTAGTTGTGGCGACAAAGTAATTAGAGAACCCAAATTACCTTTTTTGGCTGACAATCTGGAAATCAAGGCAATATTACCGCCCAAAGCAGGTACAACAGGCCAAAGAGATACAGAAAATCAACTACAAATAGTACTATCTGCCCCTGTGTACAGTCAAAGTGGGCAATTCAAGTATGTTTTCAGTATGCAGTCGTCACTATTCAAGCACACCAAAAATCATCCAGGCTCACTTGCTGGTTCCACATTGGTAATTGCTGACGATGGCACAATCCTTGCCCACCCAATACCAGAGAGAATCAACAGTAATATTCAGGAATACCCTGATGCCAAGCGATTGCAAAGCATTATTAAAAATGCCATCACAGGACAAAGTAATTCTGTCAACTTATCGTTTCAAGAAGGCAAAGAATTAGTCGCTGGTTACAGTGTGATTAGCAATCCCATTGCACAACAGCCACAACAATGGATTATTTTAGCTGTGACTAGTGTGGATAATGCACTATTTGGTTTAGAGGAAATTAAATTAATCTTAATTGTATTGACAGTTGGTTTAATTGGTGCAACTTTGTTGGCATCGCTATATTTGGCTCCTTACTTGGCAGCCCCTGTGGAAGAATTGCGAGATTATGTGCTGAATATTCACAGTCATCATGCAGCCCAAACAGTCCCGCAAAACTTTAAAATTCGGGAATTTAACCAACTAGCACAAGCAATTGATCAGATGTTTGAAAGGCTCAAAGCCTGGGCGGAAGAATTAGAAATTGCTTGGAAAGAAGCCAAAACTGCTAACCAAATTAAAAGTCAGTTTTTGGCTACAACTTCTCATGAATTGCGTAACCCCCTGAATATCATTATTAATTGTGTGCGCCTAGTCAGAGAAGATATGTGCGATAACCGCGAAGAGGAACTAGAGTTTCTCAAACGCGCTGACGAAACCGCCATCCATTTACTAGGCATTATTAACGATTTACTGGATATTTCTAAAATTGAAGCAGGTAAACTCTCGGTTGTTTCCATACCAATGGATTTACGACAAACTTTGTTAGAGGTAATTAATATCCAATCGGTAACTGTGCAACAAAAAGGCTTACAGTTAAAAATCACCTTGGGTGATGAGCCGATTCCAGTCAAGGCAGATGCAGCTAAACTGCGGCAAGTATTAATTAATATTATTGGTAATGCCACTAAGTTTACAGATGAAGGCAGTATTGCGATCGCCGCTACAATTAACAATTACAATCACAATTCTCAAGTCATTGTTTCTGTAACCGACACAGGTTTAGGTATTGAACCTGCTCAACAACACAAATTATTTCGCCCCTTTGTACGAATAGATGGTGGTTCTACACGTAAGTTCGATGGTACAGGATTGGGACTAGCAATTTCTCGCAACTTAATTGAACTGATGGGTGGTAGCATTTCCCTAGAAAGTGCTGGTCTTAATCAAGGCACAACTGTCAAAATTATTTTGCCAATCATCGATAGTGAGAATGGGGAAAATGGGAAAGTTACCTCTGAAGAAGAGAAAATCACAGAGCTAAACTCCCACGAAGCAACTTCCACTGAAGATAATTATCAATTACCATTAGTAGAAAAAATCTTTAAAGGTTGAGCATTAAATCTCAATTTTTATATTGTTCAGAACCTACTTAACCTGTTGTTTTAGTTTTCTTAACCTCTAAAGATGAGTTCAAGGTTTATTTAAGTGATATTGCCACAATATTTACCTTGAGCTTTGGAGCTTAGTCTGATGAAATTAACTAACAACTTTGGCATTGCTACTGTTGCGATCGCCTTATCTTTAGCTACGGTTGAAGTTAAGCCCACACAGGCTGCTGTATTTAATTATAATTTCACTGCGAATGTGACATCTGGCCCTAACATTGGTCAATACTTTGGTTCTTTTAGATATGATGACACTAACTTAACTGGTGTCGGGACAGAAAACCTAAACGTGAGTAATGGATTACAATCCGTTGTGTTTGATTATTTAGGTACTCGCTACACAGAAGCTGAAGATTTTGATTTTCCCGCGGGAATTGCACCTGTAGTTAGCTTTAACAATGGTAATTTTGTAGGACTCAGCTACTTAGTCGAAGATCAGTTTTTCATTGGTGATGTCAATACTTCATCAACTACTGGAAATAGATTTTATAGTATTGTGAGCGCTGACTTGTTATCGACCACTGAACAAGGTGCAGTTACTTACACTAAAGTTCCAGAACCCTTGGCGCTTTTTGGTACAGCGATCGCCACGGCTACTGGATTTTGGGTAAATCGTCAGAAAAAAGCATCTAGAATGTCATAAAAATAGTAGGGTGGGCATGATTATGCCCACCCTATTACTCAATTTTCACTCCTGACTTCCTTCAGCTGACACTCACAGCGCAGCCTGAATTATCTTTAAACAAATCTGCCGCTAATCGGGTTCCGGCGCTGGATACCAATTACAGATGGACGAGGAAAACCTTGGGGTTGATTTTGACCACCATCAGTAGTAGAAATGTTGCTAGGCCAGCTACTACCACGGGGAACCGTACGAGTCTGGTTAAATAGTGTACCATCCAAAGCCAGCATTTCTATGCTTCGGCTGAGAATTGTACCATCATTAATTGGTGAATCTTCACCGGGATGCTGTACGGAAATAATCAGTGTCTCGCCGACAAAAGTTGGCCCTGTCATTTCACAACGCACAGGCCCTTGAGCAAACGGAAAGACTCTTCCAGCATCAGGCCCACTGGTGGGGATAAAGAACAGCCAGTTATTACCAAACACACCGGTGAAATTGGCGATATTACCAGTACTTGTGTGATTGATAGTGATAGGACTACCAGCTGCACCCACGTTGAAACCGTTATGGGTACCTGTGGACATATCCGTTACACCCCAAACATTGGCTCGATTGTCAAATACAAGGTTGTCTATACTAGCAAAACCAGCACCATTCACTGATCCGGCTTCGCCACCTTGAGCAAATCTTTGCCATCTAAAGGTGAGTCCGGTGCTATCAGCACTGTCTTCAATGATTTTGTAAAGTCCACCTGACTGTTGAGTAGCATTCACATCAGCACTTAACTTAGCAACTTGAAAAATGCGGGAGTCAGGATAACCATCACTACCAGGCGCACCATCAGTATAGGAGATGAACACTTCTCTTCTATTGATGGGATGTATTTCCAAATCTTCGGGACGGGCGGTAGGAGTTCCCCCAACTAAGTTTGCTGCTAAGAAAGCATCACAGAGAACAGCACCTTGAGTGGGATAGAAATCTGCTAGTGTTCTACCTTGATATTGGGGTAAAGCTGTAGCTTCGTTAGTGCGATCGCAATTAAATCCGCCACCATCGATAGTTTGTCCTGCTATCCCATTACGTCTAGGTAGTGGTAAACGACCATTGTTTTGTGCTAAACCACGCGCTGCAAATTCAACAGACGAAATGATTGAAGGGGCGATGGGATTTGTGGGGGTGTTTAAACGTAATGGTATCCATTGACCCGTACCATCTGGATTGTAACGAGCTACATATAAAGTACCTTGTTCCCACAAATTACTATTAGCTTTACTGTTTGGCGAAGTAACAACCCCATCACTGACAAACTTCCATGTGTGTCCACCGCGTCTATCGTCACCCATGTAAGCAACTAATTTTCTCCCAGCTTCAGCACGCATGGTAATGTTTTCATGGCGGAAACGACCCAAAGCAGTATGTTTCCGAGGACGGAAACCAGGATTCACTGGGTCAATTTCTACCATCCAGCCATATTTTTCGCCAACTAAACCAAACCTTTCGCCAATTGTCTCAGGGGTGTAACCTGTTTGGCTACCATTGGGTAGGACTGCTTCTGTCACTCCCACAAAAAAGGCAGAACCACCTTGAAAGTTTTCTTCCGCAGTTAAGATTGTTCCCCAAGGACTTGTACCACCAGAACAGTTAAACCCAGTACCAATAATTTTGTTACCCAGTCCATCAGCATTTACACTTTCAAATACTTGGGTAGCCGCAGGGCCAGTACCATATAAATAATTTTGGTCGCCTTGCTGATAGCTGAGAGTTCCCCAACTAGTAACGCTTTGATATCTATCGGTTCTTTGGCGGTTAATTCCCAAACCAGACAGACCATGAATCCGGCGATTTCTCGGATCTCTAACTACGGTATAACGTCTAGCAGAGTTGCGGCGAGAGATGCGGATAATTGAGCCGCCTACGTTATATAAAAATTCCCCTTCTAGTTCCACACCTCTGGCTGCTGGTAAAGACCGACCAATGACTGGTGGAAATGTTGTTGGTAGCCCTTGAACATCAACAGGTGCTTCTGGTGCTAAATCAGAAAGGGGAAAACCAACATATTCATGATTAACCCACAAAAAGCCCTCATCATTGGTTCTGCCGAGAGGAATGAAACCAGTGTAATCGCAGTTGTAGCCAAAGTATTCATCAGGGTTGGGAAACACGCGATCGCCCCAACTGACAATCACATAACGTTCATATTCTGGTGGTACTACAACATCATCAATAACGTTATAGCTAGGCAAATTGGGAGTTGTAGATGGAGCAATATTCTGCCCTTGTCCAATTCCTGTTGGTAAAAAACTCCTTTGAGTTTGATAAATCGGTAAAGGATGAGGTAAACGTACTGGCGTAAAATTTAGTGGAGTTGTTGTTGCCTCTGCGACACTAGACAAACCTGTTAAAAGTTTGTCTCCCAATACAGCAGCCCCTGCACTGCCACCAAAAAATATGAGAAGTTGTCTTCGACTGAATGTAGACATCAAATTATCCTCTGTTGTATCAGGAGAAATTTACTAGTAACCAACTCTTTTTCAAGCTGAACAAATAACTCAAACTATGTGAGTTTTTCCGATTTAAAACTTTAGTAACACCAGGTTAAAGTGCAGGTTAATACTGATTTATATTTTTAAAGTTCCACACTATAGCCCAGATTTTGATTAACTTAATTAACAATAATTATTATTGGGTTATCTTATGGTTAACTAAAAATTATCTCTGTCTTTATGGGCATAATTTCTCATATTGCTCATCAAAAAATCCCCGACTTCTTCAAAAAGTCGGGGATTTTAACCGCAGTGAGAAAACCAAAAATATTGATTATTGATTAGAAGCTGTAGTGGGATTAAGAGGAATTAAAGGCTGTTTAGACATTGCGTCTAATCCCACCG
This window of the Nostoc sp. HK-01 genome carries:
- the queA gene encoding S-adenosylmethionine--tRNA ribosyltransferase-isomerase; amino-acid sequence: MEPAITQGNFNKVTATGVEEVNLDCSLIGYDYVLHPELIAQNPAVPRDSSRLLVVNSAATGRDSAPLHHIFRDLPELLRPGDLLVMNNTRVIPARLYGNKSTGAEIEVLLLEERQHNCWLALVKPGKRFKSGSQIIFSGKGLENDSSTPQLTATVLETDAATGGRLLQFDVPPGKSLVELLDKFGEIPLPPYITTSAAADEQYQTVYAEQPGAIAAPTAGLHFTPELLEKLRDRNIHQAFVTLHVGVGTFRPVEVEDVTTHAMHEEWIEVPAATVEQIRATKAAGGRIIAVGTTVVRSLEGAAQSGELQPFCGKTNLFIYPGYQWRVVEGLITNFHLPRSSLLMLVSALIGRQRLLKIYQEAIASRYRFYSFGDAMLILPEGREKCEV
- a CDS encoding integral membrane sensor signal transduction histidine kinase, encoding MAKSRQSSFRRILVTRILLLFVPVLLLGEIVALNKARSSLLNTARQNLTESAVLKGEKIVNAIAALKTSVLVTSQTSILRSGSEAEVQDFINQVVKELPTYIECVQLSNLQNGDIIASSCGDKVIREPKLPFLADNLEIKAILPPKAGTTGQRDTENQLQIVLSAPVYSQSGQFKYVFSMQSSLFKHTKNHPGSLAGSTLVIADDGTILAHPIPERINSNIQEYPDAKRLQSIIKNAITGQSNSVNLSFQEGKELVAGYSVISNPIAQQPQQWIILAVTSVDNALFGLEEIKLILIVLTVGLIGATLLASLYLAPYLAAPVEELRDYVLNIHSHHAAQTVPQNFKIREFNQLAQAIDQMFERLKAWAEELEIAWKEAKTANQIKSQFLATTSHELRNPLNIIINCVRLVREDMCDNREEELEFLKRADETAIHLLGIINDLLDISKIEAGKLSVVSIPMDLRQTLLEVINIQSVTVQQKGLQLKITLGDEPIPVKADAAKLRQVLINIIGNATKFTDEGSIAIAATINNYNHNSQVIVSVTDTGLGIEPAQQHKLFRPFVRIDGGSTRKFDGTGLGLAISRNLIELMGGSISLESAGLNQGTTVKIILPIIDSENGENGKVTSEEEKITELNSHEATSTEDNYQLPLVEKIFKG
- a CDS encoding hypothetical protein (similar to O-linked GlcNAc transferase), giving the protein MYKQHQLRQWYCCFSSLGFHRVINWRKSHLTIISAASAFLVLAAPSVINLPASRVLAENVISQDLDAAIYYQKGVTLYNRKDLDGAESAFRQALEHDPNIGMARNYLGNILLRQNRLDIAVQEYSEAIRINPNQSEVYYNLGLALQRQGQKEAAVTAYRQALVIEPKMATAQYNLGVVLQELGQSQEAIAAYQQAANLDSSNDSAFFNLAIALQEQGKLEEAIAAYRQVIQLDPKNTAAYNNMAGLLVVQGQATEAITVYKQAIRQNSKDATAYHNLGITLYNQGELKKANAALKNALNNYRTQGNTEQTAKVEQLMQQITQQIAQQKLQEQQQRQAGKKPAPTENVATPTEQPTPATPGTTPSNSSDVPVSLEQSTN
- a CDS encoding deaminase-reductase domain-containing protein; the encoded protein is MAQHRPHTTVVLAMSADGKIADFRRSPARFGSGADQAHLEKQIAASDAVLFGAGTLRAYGTTLTVSHPTLLQHRIKEGKTPQPVHIVITQSADFNPEIKFFKQPIPRWLLTTAAGATVWQGCSEFEQILVFETSTGTIDTTAALQYLASIHITRLVVLGGGQLVASMVHSDLIDEFWLTICPLILGGTTAPTPVEGQGFFANLAPRLKLLAVEQVEQEVFLHYQVQRTLD